The following proteins are co-located in the Methanosarcina barkeri str. Wiesmoor genome:
- a CDS encoding site-specific integrase, translating into MPIKKNSHVKTTEMNKYPVLQLKRDPEAIHHYLNGEIRILVPTEYQRIKNEISQKRHRTLFDVLMITGMRYVEVQRLWDHKEWYLKKKNIIHLPEEAQKKHKRTQQERTIHPLPGMFELLLDDFFEARKPPAESNWNRDLRKWAKDAGLNPYGLSAKTTRKTLESWCIAAGMLESTVCLRQGHDNLTSMKHYQGLAFSADELKDIEKQLTVWGMLK; encoded by the coding sequence ATGCCAATAAAGAAAAATAGTCATGTAAAAACAACAGAAATGAACAAGTACCCCGTTTTGCAACTCAAACGAGATCCTGAAGCAATTCATCATTATCTGAATGGAGAAATCCGGATTTTAGTACCTACGGAATATCAGCGCATTAAAAACGAAATCTCGCAGAAGCGCCATCGAACTCTTTTTGACGTCCTCATGATCACTGGTATGAGGTACGTTGAAGTTCAGAGACTCTGGGACCATAAAGAATGGTATCTAAAAAAGAAGAATATCATTCATCTGCCAGAGGAAGCCCAGAAGAAACACAAAAGAACCCAGCAAGAAAGGACAATCCATCCTCTGCCAGGCATGTTTGAGCTTCTATTAGATGACTTTTTTGAAGCCCGTAAACCGCCTGCAGAAAGCAACTGGAATAGGGACCTAAGGAAATGGGCAAAGGATGCAGGCCTCAACCCCTATGGCCTCTCAGCAAAAACAACAAGAAAGACCCTAGAAAGCTGGTGTATTGCTGCAGGCATGTTGGAATCTACAGTTTGCCTGCGCCAGGGACACGACAACCTAACCAGCATGAAGCACTACCAAGGTCTTGCTTTCTCAGCTGATGAACTGAAAGATATTGAAAAACAGCTTACTGTCTGGGGAATGTTGAAATGA